In the genome of Streptomyces sp. Q6, the window CGCGCAACTCGCCAGCCCCGCACCGCAGTTGGCGAGGAGCACCCCGTCGGTCGGGCCGAGGAGCAGCACCAGGGCGGGCGCGGCGATCAGCGCGAACCCCATGCCGGTCAGCCACTGGGCGCACCCGGCGACCGCCACCAGCACGGCCAGCGCCAGCTCGCCCGCCCCGCCCATGCGCACGCACCCCTGTCGCCGATCACCGTCCGGCGGAGCGTACGTCGGTCATCACGTCGACGAACAGGGCGCCGCCCGACAGGGCGGCGAGCCCCGGCCTGTACGTGACGCAGCCCGTGCGGTCCCGCGGCGTACAGCGGGCCCGTGCCTCGCCGCGCGCGCCGGCCGCGCCGCGACCGTAGGGCGCCCTCGGTCTCCTCGGGTCCGGGCTCAGCCGGCGGATCGCGAGCCGTTCCTCCCGCGGCCGGCACCCGAAGTCCAGGACGACGTCCGTCCCCAGGCGCGGTGCTCCAGGGCGAGCCGCAGCGGCCGTCCTTCGCGGACGTCCCGCTTCCCGCACGGGCCCGGGTCGTCCTCCCGGCCCCCGGCAGGCCGACCATCGGGAACAGCGTCGTCATCCGCTGAATCGTTCAGGCAACGCGGGCGGCGGGCAACCGTGTCACCGGACCGCCGCCGCCTTCCTGACGTGCAGCACATGCCCTTCCAGCGGCAGCGGCGAGCGCCCCGCCAGTTCGAGGCCCGCGTCCGCGAACAGCCGCGCGTAGTGGGCGGCCTGGCGCTCGCGGCCGCCGACGTTGCACATCATGTGGAGGTCCCACGCGGTGGCCAGCGAGGGCGATCCGTCGGTGGGCAGGACGCGTTCGACGACGAGCAGGTCGGCGTGGTCGGGCATCGCGCGGGCGCAGTGCCGCAGGATCTCGCGGCAGCGGTCGTCGTCCCAGTCGTGCAGGACACGGGACAGTACGTAGATGTCGCCGCCTTCGGGTACGTCGGCGAAGTCACCGGCGCGGAAGGCGCACCGGTCGGCGTGCCCCGCCTGCGCCATCCGGTGGCGGGCCGCTTCGACGGCGTGCGGGCGTTCGAGGAGGATCCCGTTCAGGCGCGGGTGCGCGGTGAGAACCCGGCCGAGGAGTTCGCCGTTGCCGCCCGCGATGTCGACCACGGTCGCCCCGTCGGCCGCGGCGGTGAACGCCGGATGCGCGGGGACCGGGTCGAACATGGCGGCCCCCGCGGCCATCGATTGGTCGAACAGCGCGGCGAGTTCGGGGTCCCGCGCGAAGTGGTCGAAGTGGTTCTCGCCGAAGTGGTGCTCGAACGCGACCTCTCCCGTCCGCACGGTGTGCCCGAGCCCCGCGAACGACTGGTAGAACGGTCCGCCGTACATCAGCGCCAGCGCCCGCATCGACCCCGCGGCGCCCGTCCGCAGCAGCCCGCCGATCTCGGTGAGCCGGAACCCGTCGTGCGTCTCGGCCACCGCGCCCACCATCGCGAGATAGCGCAGCAGCGTCGCCAGGTTCCGGGGCCGCGCCCCGACCGCCGCCGCGATCTCCTCGACGCCCGTCCCCCGCTCGGTGTCCAGGGCGTCGGCGACCCCGAGCCGCGCGAACGCGGCCAGCGCCTGCGTCGTCCACGCCCCGGTCAGCAGCCGCAGCAGCGCCTCCGAGGGCTGCCGGGCCCGGTGCGCGTCGAGGTGGGCGGCGAGGATGTCCCGGTAGTCGCCGGGGGCGTACAGCTCCACGCGCCCGTACCCGGCCTTGGCCTCGGCGGACGTGGCGAAGTAGAAGACCGTGCCGTTCTCGTGCGGGTTGTAGCCGCCGCCGTCGGGCACGGCCCCGTACCGTCCGAACGCCGCGCACAGACCGCGCAGCACCAGCGGGTCAGGGACCGACACGTCGAAGGCGACGTGCGCCTCGTGCTGCCGCTCCCGCTCGTACGCCGCGACCTCCTCAAGGCCCGACCCCGGCGGCACGGCGAGCGCGAACACCTCGACGACCCGCTTCGCGCCGTCGGCCCCGGTCACGGCGGGCCGCAGGATGCCGACGTCCAGTTCGGCGACCGGCCGCCGGTGCCGCGCCGCGAGCCGCTCCCGTACGACGACGCTCGGCCACGGCGGGGCGTCCGCGACGAGCCCGCAGCCGGCCAGCAGCTCCGTCAGCTCCGTCTCGTCCGAGGGGAAGACGAGCAGCGCCGCGTGCGAGAACCGGCAGCGCTCCACGAGCGCCCGCAGCTCCGGACCGTCGAGTCCGGGCAGCAGCAGCGGCAGGAGCGTGGTGGTGTCCTGCTCCTTGACGAAGTCGACCGCCGCGCGCAGGCGGGACGTGTCACCGGACAACGTCGTGATCATGACGAGGGAACCCTCTTTCGGGGCGTACGAGGAGATGGAGTTCAGACGCCGACGTAGTGCTCGGCGAACCAGTCCTGCTGGCTGCGCGACGTCCGCAGCGAGGCGAGTCGCGAGCGCCGCAGGGAGTTGTGGAACAGGGCCTCGCCGTCGGAGCCGGCCGGGCCGTGCAGCAGCCCGACCATCCAGTGCGAGAACTCCTGGGCCCGCCAGATGCGGGCGAGGCACCGCGCGGAGTACGCGCCGATCCCGGCGCTGTCACCGCGCCGGAGGTCGTCGGTGAGGGCACGGGCGAGGAGCTCCGCCTCGAGGACCGCGAGATTGGCGCCCTTCGCGGCGGACGGGCTGATCAGGCTCGCGGCGTCGCCCACCAGGAACAGCGCACCGTGGCGCAGCGGTTCGAGGACGTCGGACTCCAGGTCGACGACGGTCCGCTGGACGACGGGGCCGCGCAGCAGCGCCCCGTACTTCTCCTCGCCCATCCGCAGCGCCAGCTCGTCCCAGATCCGGTCCTCGGACCAGGCGTCGGCCGGAGTGCCCCGCTCGCACTGGAGGTAGTAGCGGGTGATCTCGCTGGTGCGCGCCATGTGCCCGGCGAAGCCCCGCTCGTGCACGGCGTACCCGACGGCGTCCAGGCTGGGCGGCGCCTCGGCCAGCAGCCCGAGCCAGGTCACCCCGTGGTCGCGCTGGTGGCGACGGACCGATCCGTCCGGGAGCGAGCGCCGGGCCGCACCGTGGCGCCCGTCGCAGCCGGCCACGTACCGCGCCCGCCAGGTCCCGGGCCGCCCGTCGGCCGCCCGTACGGAGACCGAGGGGCGGCGCGTGTCGGCGTCGCGCACGGCCAGGGCCTCCACCCCGAACTCGACCCGCCCGCCGCGCTGTTCGAACCGCGCCAGCAGATCGCCGACCAGCTCCTGCTGCGGATACACCGTGTGCCGCTCGCGCCGCCCGAGCCCGCTGTAGTCGAGCCGGAACCGCCCGTCCGCGGACCGGAACTCGCAGGTGCTGTGCGGCTGCCCGCGCAGCGCGATGCCCTCGGCGAGCCCGTTGCGTTCGAGGACCCGCACGGTGTGGGCGGCCAGGAATCCGGCCCGCGCCCGCGCGTGCAGCCGGGCACGCTCCGCCCGCTCAAGGACGACGCAGTCGATCCCGCTGTCCTGAAGAAGATTGCCGAGCACGAGCCCGGCCGGTCCGGCGCCGAGGATGACCACTTCGGCAACTGCCGGCATCTGCCCGTCTGTCACGAGACCGGATACTAAGTGGGCCAAAGTGCCTAGCTGATCAGAAATCACCTGAATGATCAGATAGCGGTCAGAGGAAACAAAGAGGGGCCCGGCCCGCCCACCGCTTTAGACCTGACGGGTGGGTGCCTTTCCTCTCCCGTATCTGCCCGGACTCGGCGGCCGTTGTACCCGGCATGACCTCAACTCGACGAGCCATCACCGCGGTCCTGCTCGCAGTCGGAGCCACCGCGATCGCCATGCCGACCGCCGGGGCCGCTCCGCTCCCGCTGACCGGTGAGGGCAGCGACGCCATCTCCCCCGTCGCGACGCTTGACTCGGTGTCCACCATGGCGATCCCCGCCGAGCACCGCGGCGACCTGCCCACCACGGCCGGCCAGCTCTCCGGGCTCGACCGGCTGAACGAACTGCACCAGCTCACGGACCTGGTGGCCCCGGTCACCAACATGGTCCCGTCGGTCCAGTAGAGACCCACCAGGCACACGGGAAGGGCGGCGGATCGCACGCGATCCGCCGCCCCTTCCGGTTGTTCAGTGGTTCTCGATGCCGTTGCCCGAGAGGACCGGGATGTCGTCCAGGACGTGCGACAGCGGCTCGTCGCCCTTGGCCTGGGTCGAGTTCTCGGTGCACTGCTGGTTCTGCGGCGCCGACAGGATCGGGATGTCCTGGACGGCGATCGGCACGACGCCGACGAGGGAACCGGCGTTGAGCTTGGCCGGCAGGCCGACACAGGGCTTGTTCAGCGAGCCCTGGACGAGACCGAGCTGCGGGCTCATGTCACCGTGCGTCGCCGAGTTCCCGTACGCCTGCTGCGCCCCGTTGCCGCTGTTGGACGTCGTGCCGCCGTCGTCGCCGATGGCCAGGGCCTGGGGGGCAGCGACCGCCGACATGCCGGCGACGGAAGCAGCGATCGTTGCGGTTGCCCACAGCTTCTTGTTCATAGGAATTCCCTTCACTGAAACGAACTCCGATTGCGGAGTCACGTCTGATCAACTGGTCAGAAAACAGACGGTTGCGGACCGAGACCCGTTCGGCCCAGCGCCACGCGTCACGCGCAGTCCAACGTGTCGCCGTGCACGAACGTCTGGACGTTCAGGCGCGGCGGATCCTGGGGCTCGTCGTGCGAGCCGGGGGGTGTGACGGGACGGTCTTCCCGGAGGTCGGAGAAGAGGTGCGCGGCGCGCTCCTGGTCCCAGCGCAGCGTCGAACCCACGTTCTCGATCAGCGGATTGAAGCCGCCGATGGGCACCGTCCCGAATTCCGTCCGCGACAGCGGGACGGCCCGAAGATCCCGAGCCATGGACAGCAGGTCGTCCAGGCTGAATCCCTGGTCCACCGACATCGAACCGAGCACGGTCCGGGCCAGTTCCGCGGACCTGCGGGGGTCGGCGAGGATCGACTTCAGACCGGCGTTCCGCAGGACGTTGACCAGGAATCGCTGCTGCCGCTGCACGCGTCCCAGATCCGCGCTCGCGTCCACATGGCGTGAGCGCACGTACTGGAGCGCGGGACCTCCGGCGAGACGGTGCCGCCCCGGGCGCAGGTCGAGCTTGGTGGCCGAGTCCGAGAGCCGGCGCGTGGTGCAGACATCCACTCCCTTCACGGCGTCGACGCTGTCGATGAACCGGCGGAAGTCGATCTGCAGGAAGTGGTCGATACGCACACCGGTCATCGACTCGACCGTCTGCACCGCGAGCGGCGCCCCACCCTCCGCGTACGCGGCGTTGATCTTGGCCGGGTGCTGCTCCCTCAACGACCCGTCGGCAGCGCGGTGTTCGGGGATCTCCGCGTACGAGTCCCGCGGCAGGCTCACCACGCTGACCCGGTCGCGGTCCTCCGACAGGTGCACCAGCATCATGGTGTCGCTGCAATTGCAGGCGACACCACCGGCGTGGAAACGTTCCTTCTCCGCACGCGTGATGGTGTTCCGGCCGTCCGTGCCCAGCAGAAGAATGTTGGTACCCGCCCCGCCGTCGGGCCGGGACGCCAATCCGTTGAATGCGTCCACGCGGCCCGGAAGGGCTCCCGCGACCTGTCCGAACCCGGCGGTCGAGAATGCCAGGAAGCCAAGCGCCAACGCTCCGAGAGCAATACCTCCACGGCCGCCCCGGAGGAGTCTTTTCCTCATCCTGACACTCCACTGAGAAGGGATAGGTGCGAGATGAGGATAGGCAGATCACGTTTTCTCATCAGGCGGCTCGCGCCGCGTCGGGCGAAAGTAACCCTTTCGCCGCACGGCGCGATTCGCCTCCTGGCCGGCGGCGGTATGGAACACACAACTGACCGCTAGACAGCAAAGGTCGATGACATGGGAGTCCCCCACGAGCGTTGGCGACGACAAGGGTTGATCCCCACCAGCAGAACGTCACCCGACACCCCGTGCGCAGCACCCATCTACTCGTCCCTGATGGACGAATGGCGCGCGGAAGGAAAAACACTTCCGGACCGCTTCGACGCGGAGTGGACCGATCTCGTCTCCCGCGATTTCTGGCCCGGGTCGGAATAAAAAAAGTTGGGCCGCCATGACTGGCGGCCCAACCGAACTACGCGCTCCGTCAGTGGTTGCCGGCGCCGTTGCCCGACAGGACCGGGATGTCGTCCAGGACGTGCGACAGCGGCTCGTCGCCCTTCGCCTGGGTCGAGTTCTCGGTGCACTGCTGGTTCTGCGGGGCGGACAGGACGGGGATGTCCTGGACCGACACCGGGACGACGCCGACGAGCGACCCGAGGTTGGCCTTGGCCGGCAGGCCGACACAGGGCTTGTTGAGCGAGCCCTGGATGAGCGCCATCTGCGGGCTCATGTTGCCGTACGTGGCGGAGTTGCCGTACGCCTGCTCGGCGTTGTTGCCGCTCTCGGAGGTCGTCCCGCCGTCGTTGCCGACGGCCAGGGCCTGCGGAGCCGCCGCCGCCGCAAGACCCACGAGCGACGCGGTGACAGCCGCGGCAGCCACAGCCTTCTTCATCATGAGAGGTTCCCCTTCATTTGCTTGATCGGAGCACCGGGTTCAACTTCGTTCTTCTGGATCGGTTGTCCTGGTTCACCCGGATGGGGAGTACCTCTCATACTCTTTACCCGAAGAGTATGACAATCGCGTGAGCATATCCGCTGGCCATCCGGGTGAACCCGCAGAACTATTCCCGCCGTGACGAAGTTGTTTCCTTCGCAGTAACCGGTGCCTGTCAGAAAAGGAAAAAACAATGCTGAAGAAGGTTATGGCTGCCGCGGCAGTCGCCGTTTCGGTCGTCGGTGTCTCGGCTGCGGCCGCCCCGCAGGCGCTCGCCCTCGGCGACGACGGCGGTACCACCTCGTCCAGCGGCAACGGCGCCCAGCAGGCTTTCGGCAACTCCATGACCGAAGGTGACATGAGCCCGCAGCTCGGCCTGGTCCAGGGTTCGCTCAACAAGCCCTGCATCGGCCTGCCGGCCAAGGCCAACGCCGGTTCCCTGGTCGGCCTCGTGCCGATCGCCGTCCAGGACATCCCCGTCCTGTCGGCCCCGCAGAACCAGCAGTGCACCGAGAACTCGACCCAGGCCAAGGGCGACGAGCCGCTGTCGCACATCCTGAGCGACATCCCGGTCCTCTCCGGCAACGGTGTGCAGAACGGCTGATCAGCCGCTGCGCAGAAAGCCCGGGTCGCCACCTCCAACCGGTGGCGACCCGGGCTTTTTGTCGCCATGGGCTTTAAAGCTTTAGCCGGATCAGCATTCCGCCGATTGCGTACGCAACTTCATCGGAGTGAATCTGTGCGGCAGGCGGGGTTTCACAGTTTCCTCACCCAATGGTGACTCGTTTGCATTCCACAGGAGCCGGTTGGGGCGGACGACCCGTCCCGAAAGGCATCTGAGTCATCTTTTTCGATAAAAGGAGAGAAACATGTCCCTGAAGAAGACCGCCACGATCATGGCCGGCGCGATCATGGCTCTCGGCATGGCCGCCCCCGCCTTCGCCGACTCCGGCGCCGAGGCCGTCGCCGCCGGTTCCCCGGGTGTCCTGTCCGGCAACGTCGTGCAGGTCCCCGTCCACGTGCCGGTGAACGTCTGCGGCAACAGCGTCAACGTCATCGCGCTGCTGAACCCGGCCTTCGGCAACACCTGCGTCAACGACTGACACCGATACGGCAGTCCGCCTCCCGGCCGACCCTGGACGCCTTCGCGATCCAGGGTCGGCTTCAGTTTCGAGCACGAAGGGAAATGCATTGAGGCAGGCACTGAGGATCGGTGTCATGGCGGCCGCGGCGGCGACGGGCATGCTGTCCATGCCCGGAGCGAGCGCCTCCGCCCTGACCGGTGACCAGGAGCAGCCGAGCGGTTCGGCCGGCGTGCTGTCGGGCAACTCGGTCGAGGTTCCGGTGGCGGTTCCCGTGAACCTCTGTGGCGACACCATCGACGTATTGGCTGCGGCGAACCCTGCCTCGGGCAACGACTGCGCCGGCGAAGCGGACGCGACCGCTGTCGCCTCTTCGGGCGGCGACGAGGCGGACGAGACCAGCGGGTACGACGAGGAAGAGGCCGACCACGGCACGCAGTCCGGGGGGTTCCTGTCGGGGAACTCGGTGCAGGCCCCGGTGAGCATCGGCCTGAATCTGTGCGGCGACACCGTCGACGTGGTGGGTGCGGCCAATCCCGCGACGGGCAATTCCTGCGCGAGCTCGGCGGAGTCGGTCGCGATCTCGGCCCCGCCCACCGGCGAACTCCCCCCGGCGGAGACGGTGACCCCGCCCACGCCGCCGACGACCCGGGGACTTCCGCAGCCCGTTCAGGTCTCCGTACCGAAGCCGACGGTGCGGCAGGAGGGGCTGCCCACCTACGAGACGCCGGTCGCTCCGCCCGCTCCCGCGGCGCCTCCGGTGGCGCACGACCAGCTCGCGGACACGGGCGTCGACCAGAACCTCCTGGCGGCCGCGGCCACCAGCGCCGGTCTTCTCGTGGGAGGCGGAATCCTGTACCGCAGGGCACGTGCCGCGGGACGCTGACCGTCAGGTCGGGAAGAGCTGTGCGCAGCTCTTCCCGACCCACAGAGGATGCCGCGGATGGAGACTGCCGTCCCACGGCACGAAGCCGACGGCTGGGGAGGAGGGCAGCGCGGCCATTCTCATGACAGGGCCCAGTGGACCACCGGCGTTCCCGCCCCGAGGAACCGGTTCACCCGTTCGCCCGCGAAGTCACCCCAACGGGTCCCGGCGCGCACACAAGTCCCGTGTCCCGAAAGGCACTTGATCAGCCGTCGGACGGGACCGTCACCGATTCCCGTGCGTGCTTCCTGCCCGGCGGAACCACCCCGCCGCCCGGCCGTGGCCGGCGCCTCAGATGCCGCTCGACTCCGTCGACCAGCGTCGGCGCGGTGTACGAGGCCCCGTGGACGAACCGCATGGCGGGCCCGAAGTCGGCCGCTGTCACCAGGCCCGCGAGAAAGAGGCCCGGGTAGGCGGATTCGAAGCCCCGCCGCGCGCGCGGGGTGCCGTCGGCGGAGCGCGCGAGCACGCCTCTCACGCGCGGCGCGAGCACCGTCATCCGCGCGCAGCTCGCCCGGAAGCCCGTGGCCGCGATGACGTGATCGGTCTCGAAGACCTCCGCGCCCGCCGACGCACCGGCCGTGTGCACCTGAAGCCGCCCGGACGACAGCCGCGCCTCCACGATCTGCCGCCCCATCCGGATGTCGATGTCCCCGGCCGCCACCCGGTCCCTGACCCACCAGGCGCCTGCGGGCCCCAGCGCGGTCGCGCTGATCCCGGCGCGCACGTGCTCGGGCAGTCTGCTGAACGCCCCCGGCCGCTCCGCGTAGAACCAGTTGCGCCAGCCGCAGCCGAGGCCGCTGTGCGGGGCGCGCAGGCTCTGCCACCAG includes:
- a CDS encoding methyltransferase, with amino-acid sequence MITTLSGDTSRLRAAVDFVKEQDTTTLLPLLLPGLDGPELRALVERCRFSHAALLVFPSDETELTELLAGCGLVADAPPWPSVVVRERLAARHRRPVAELDVGILRPAVTGADGAKRVVEVFALAVPPGSGLEEVAAYERERQHEAHVAFDVSVPDPLVLRGLCAAFGRYGAVPDGGGYNPHENGTVFYFATSAEAKAGYGRVELYAPGDYRDILAAHLDAHRARQPSEALLRLLTGAWTTQALAAFARLGVADALDTERGTGVEEIAAAVGARPRNLATLLRYLAMVGAVAETHDGFRLTEIGGLLRTGAAGSMRALALMYGGPFYQSFAGLGHTVRTGEVAFEHHFGENHFDHFARDPELAALFDQSMAAGAAMFDPVPAHPAFTAAADGATVVDIAGGNGELLGRVLTAHPRLNGILLERPHAVEAARHRMAQAGHADRCAFRAGDFADVPEGGDIYVLSRVLHDWDDDRCREILRHCARAMPDHADLLVVERVLPTDGSPSLATAWDLHMMCNVGGRERQAAHYARLFADAGLELAGRSPLPLEGHVLHVRKAAAVR
- a CDS encoding 4-hydroxybenzoate 3-monooxygenase, with product MVILGAGPAGLVLGNLLQDSGIDCVVLERAERARLHARARAGFLAAHTVRVLERNGLAEGIALRGQPHSTCEFRSADGRFRLDYSGLGRRERHTVYPQQELVGDLLARFEQRGGRVEFGVEALAVRDADTRRPSVSVRAADGRPGTWRARYVAGCDGRHGAARRSLPDGSVRRHQRDHGVTWLGLLAEAPPSLDAVGYAVHERGFAGHMARTSEITRYYLQCERGTPADAWSEDRIWDELALRMGEEKYGALLRGPVVQRTVVDLESDVLEPLRHGALFLVGDAASLISPSAAKGANLAVLEAELLARALTDDLRRGDSAGIGAYSARCLARIWRAQEFSHWMVGLLHGPAGSDGEALFHNSLRRSRLASLRTSRSQQDWFAEHYVGV
- a CDS encoding rodlin; the protein is MNKKLWATATIAASVAGMSAVAAPQALAIGDDGGTTSNSGNGAQQAYGNSATHGDMSPQLGLVQGSLNKPCVGLPAKLNAGSLVGVVPIAVQDIPILSAPQNQQCTENSTQAKGDEPLSHVLDDIPVLSGNGIENH
- a CDS encoding LCP family protein produces the protein MDAFNGLASRPDGGAGTNILLLGTDGRNTITRAEKERFHAGGVACNCSDTMMLVHLSEDRDRVSVVSLPRDSYAEIPEHRAADGSLREQHPAKINAAYAEGGAPLAVQTVESMTGVRIDHFLQIDFRRFIDSVDAVKGVDVCTTRRLSDSATKLDLRPGRHRLAGGPALQYVRSRHVDASADLGRVQRQQRFLVNVLRNAGLKSILADPRRSAELARTVLGSMSVDQGFSLDDLLSMARDLRAVPLSRTEFGTVPIGGFNPLIENVGSTLRWDQERAAHLFSDLREDRPVTPPGSHDEPQDPPRLNVQTFVHGDTLDCA
- a CDS encoding rodlin, whose translation is MMKKAVAAAAVTASLVGLAAAAAPQALAVGNDGGTTSESGNNAEQAYGNSATYGNMSPQMALIQGSLNKPCVGLPAKANLGSLVGVVPVSVQDIPVLSAPQNQQCTENSTQAKGDEPLSHVLDDIPVLSGNGAGNH
- a CDS encoding rodlin, with amino-acid sequence MLKKVMAAAAVAVSVVGVSAAAAPQALALGDDGGTTSSSGNGAQQAFGNSMTEGDMSPQLGLVQGSLNKPCIGLPAKANAGSLVGLVPIAVQDIPVLSAPQNQQCTENSTQAKGDEPLSHILSDIPVLSGNGVQNG
- a CDS encoding chaplin, with protein sequence MSLKKTATIMAGAIMALGMAAPAFADSGAEAVAAGSPGVLSGNVVQVPVHVPVNVCGNSVNVIALLNPAFGNTCVND
- a CDS encoding chaplin, with product MAAAAATGMLSMPGASASALTGDQEQPSGSAGVLSGNSVEVPVAVPVNLCGDTIDVLAAANPASGNDCAGEADATAVASSGGDEADETSGYDEEEADHGTQSGGFLSGNSVQAPVSIGLNLCGDTVDVVGAANPATGNSCASSAESVAISAPPTGELPPAETVTPPTPPTTRGLPQPVQVSVPKPTVRQEGLPTYETPVAPPAPAAPPVAHDQLADTGVDQNLLAAAATSAGLLVGGGILYRRARAAGR